TGCATCTAAAAGAGATGTTTTACCATGGTCAACATGTCCCATTATTGTTATAACTGGAGCTCTTTCTTCTAAATCAGCTTCTTTATCTTCTATCTCTAAAGCAAATTTATCTCCAAATTCAATTTTTTCTTCTTCTTCAGCTTCTACTAAGATATCATATTCTGCTGCTAATTCTTCTGCTAATTCTAAATTAACTGGACTGTTTATTGTATACATTCCACCTTGCAAAAATAATTTTTTTATTAAACTAGAACTATTCACTCCTAATTTTTCAGCAAAATCACCTAAAGTCATTTCACCTCTCATTTTTATTATTTTTATTCCATCTTCTTCTACTAAAACACCAGCTTCTGTGTCTGCTTTTTTAACAACAAAATCTGCTCTTCTACCTTTTTTCTTTTTTTTATTTTTATTTTTTTTCTCTTTTTTCTTATCTATGTTTTTTACCTCTTTATTTTCTTTATTTTTTATTTTTTTCTTTTTATTTTTATTTTTTCTCTCTTTTTTATCATCTTTTAAAAAATGATTTTTTATTTTATCTACCTGATCATCTGTTAAACCAGATAAATGAGAAGATACCTCTATCCCTAATTCTTTAATCAAGCTTAAAAACTCTTTATTTCCTATCTCATATTTTTTTGCTAATTCATGAACTCTTACTTTCATTTATTCTTAGCACCCCCTTCAAAACTTATTCTATAAGTCCTCGGGCCACCTTCTTATTTTTAACAGCAATCACATTTACTTCTTCTTTGTTGAATATTTCTCCTAACTGAATTTTACTTCCATAATGAACATAACTAATGTTTTTTTCATTTGCTTTTTTTATTAATTTATTATCATTTTTTTCGCTTATATCTTCAGCTATTATCATAAAATGAATTTTATCTATCTCTTCTAAAATCATATTTATTCCAAAAACTAATTCTTGAGAATTTTTCATTGCTTTCAAAACTTTAAGATAATCCTTGGTATCTTTTTTTAATAAGTTTAACATTTTTAGTAAGTCATCTATTTCCATTTTTATTTTCTTATGTTTTGATAATCTTTTTATACATTCTTGAGATTTGCATACATATTTCCCTCTTTGTTGAGCCTTCATTTTCTCATCAAAGGAATATTTAGAGCCTTTTTCAACAATCCTAAACAATTTATCTTTAGTATATTTTTTCCTACAGATTATACATGTTCTTTCAGAAATCTTAGTCATTGTTTTCCTCTGTTGTTTCTTTTACTTTTATATCTACTCTCATTCCAGTTAATTTTGCTGCTAATCTTGCATTTTGACCATTTTTACCAATAGCTAATGATAATTGAGAAGGGTCAACAATAACTCTTGCTGTAGTATCATCTTCTAAAATTTCAACACTATTTACTTTTGCTGGGCTAAGTACTGCTGATACAAATTCTTCTCTTGATTCTTTCCATTCAACTATATCTATTTTTTCTCCATTTAATTCATCTACAATATTTCTTATTCTTAGTCCTTTTTGTCCTATACAAGCTCCTATTGTATCAATATTTTTATCTTCAGAATAAACTGCTATTTTAGCTCTTGATCCAGCTTCTCTTGCAACTGATTTAATTTCTATTAATCCTTCAGATATTTCAGGGATTTCTAATTCAAATAATTTTCTTAAAAGTCCCTCATTTTTTCTAGATATTACTATTTTAGGGAATTTGCTTG
This genomic interval from Fusobacterium sp. JB019 contains the following:
- a CDS encoding DUF448 domain-containing protein → MTKISERTCIICRKKYTKDKLFRIVEKGSKYSFDEKMKAQQRGKYVCKSQECIKRLSKHKKIKMEIDDLLKMLNLLKKDTKDYLKVLKAMKNSQELVFGINMILEEIDKIHFMIIAEDISEKNDNKLIKKANEKNISYVHYGSKIQLGEIFNKEEVNVIAVKNKKVARGLIE